The following are from one region of the Edaphobacter acidisoli genome:
- a CDS encoding response regulator transcription factor has product MNRLILADNQAIFRAGAARVLALEDDMRIVAQCEDVAKLFSAVDSFRNATVMVSTSLCPDFAALVSHTQPLGSHAILVTENTEQLAENVVHLFDGVVRRNILGADLVDCVRRVSSGQRYVQHTNVTTMHTADSVGTRVRDRLTPKEMQIVSLIVQGCKNKEIASQLGTKEQVIKNYLRGIYDKTGVSDRLELALFTIHHRVLAEAAAKAGNLLQMRSA; this is encoded by the coding sequence ATGAACCGACTTATTCTGGCCGACAATCAGGCAATCTTCAGGGCTGGAGCGGCCCGCGTGCTGGCGCTGGAAGACGATATGCGCATTGTGGCCCAGTGCGAGGACGTGGCGAAGCTCTTTTCGGCTGTGGACAGCTTTCGCAATGCGACGGTGATGGTCTCGACCAGCCTGTGCCCGGATTTTGCGGCGCTGGTCTCACACACACAGCCGCTTGGAAGCCACGCGATTCTGGTTACGGAGAACACGGAGCAGCTTGCAGAGAATGTCGTCCATCTCTTCGATGGCGTGGTGCGGCGCAATATCCTGGGCGCGGACCTGGTGGACTGCGTGCGCAGGGTGTCGAGTGGGCAGCGCTATGTGCAGCATACGAACGTGACGACGATGCATACGGCGGACTCGGTTGGGACGCGCGTACGCGACCGGCTGACGCCGAAGGAGATGCAGATCGTCTCGCTGATCGTGCAGGGGTGCAAGAACAAGGAGATTGCGAGCCAGCTTGGGACCAAGGAACAGGTGATTAAGAATTACCTGCGCGGGATTTATGACAAGACGGGTGTATCGGACAGGCTGGAGCTGGCGCTGTTCACGATTCATCATCGCGTGCTGGCCGAGGCTGCGGCGAAGGCAGGGAACCTGCTGCAGATGAGGTCTGCTTAG
- the pruA gene encoding L-glutamate gamma-semialdehyde dehydrogenase, with protein MATAELSPTTAYSISLTPFANEPFVDFSKGENKRAMGDALDLVTASLGREYDLIIGGKHLRTTSKIVSSNPARPAEVVGIHQRAGAEHVEAAMQAAQAAFLKWKTVPVPERAGLLFRAAELIRQRKFEFHAWLVYEAGKNWAEADADVGETIDFLEFYGREALRLDAATTPIQYPGERNRLRYIPLGVGAVISPWNFPFAIMAGMTAAAIVCGNTVVLKPSVDAPTIAARFMNILIEAGLPDGVVNFCPGEGHEFGSAVVRHPQTRFISFTGSKAVGLEIHEQAAKTHPGQIFIKRTILEMGGKDSIIVDADCDIDAAVEGVVASAFGFNGQKCSACSRAIVDATIYDSFCDRLRERVSAIKTGNPAENVYTGPVISEKAYKKILDYIEIGKGEGRLLNGGHSIETPEGGYYIAPTVIADVSPTARIAQEEIFGPVLAIIKSENYDDALAIANNTEYGLTGSIYSRSREKLDRAAEEFHVGNLYFNRKSTGAMVGAHPFGGFNMSGTDSKAGGPDYLLLFTQAKSIGEKLTR; from the coding sequence ATGGCCACCGCAGAACTCTCGCCCACGACCGCCTATTCGATCTCGCTTACGCCCTTCGCCAACGAGCCGTTCGTCGACTTCAGCAAGGGAGAAAACAAGCGCGCGATGGGAGACGCGCTCGACCTGGTCACTGCAAGTCTGGGCCGCGAGTACGACCTCATCATCGGCGGCAAACATCTCCGCACCACCAGCAAGATCGTCTCCTCAAACCCCGCGCGCCCGGCTGAAGTCGTCGGCATTCATCAGCGCGCTGGCGCCGAGCACGTCGAAGCCGCAATGCAAGCAGCGCAAGCGGCATTCCTCAAGTGGAAGACCGTCCCTGTCCCCGAGCGCGCAGGCCTGCTCTTCCGCGCGGCCGAGCTGATTCGCCAGCGCAAGTTCGAGTTCCACGCCTGGCTCGTCTACGAAGCCGGCAAGAACTGGGCCGAAGCCGACGCCGACGTAGGCGAGACCATCGACTTCCTCGAATTCTACGGCCGCGAAGCCCTTCGTCTCGACGCCGCAACGACCCCAATTCAGTACCCCGGCGAACGCAACCGTCTGCGCTACATCCCGCTCGGTGTCGGCGCAGTCATCTCGCCGTGGAACTTTCCCTTCGCCATCATGGCTGGCATGACCGCCGCAGCCATCGTCTGCGGCAACACCGTCGTCCTGAAGCCATCCGTCGATGCCCCCACCATCGCCGCGCGATTCATGAACATCCTCATCGAGGCTGGCCTTCCCGACGGCGTCGTCAACTTCTGCCCCGGCGAAGGACACGAGTTCGGCAGCGCCGTCGTCCGGCACCCGCAGACGCGCTTCATCTCCTTCACTGGCTCGAAAGCCGTCGGCCTCGAGATTCACGAGCAGGCCGCTAAAACCCACCCGGGCCAGATCTTCATCAAGCGCACCATCCTCGAGATGGGCGGCAAAGACTCCATCATCGTCGACGCAGACTGCGACATCGACGCCGCAGTCGAAGGCGTCGTCGCCAGCGCCTTCGGCTTCAACGGCCAGAAGTGCTCCGCCTGCTCGCGCGCCATCGTCGACGCGACCATCTACGACAGCTTCTGCGACCGGCTCCGCGAGCGCGTATCCGCAATCAAAACCGGCAATCCCGCCGAGAACGTCTACACCGGTCCCGTCATCAGCGAAAAAGCCTACAAAAAAATCCTCGACTACATCGAAATCGGCAAAGGCGAAGGCCGTCTGCTGAATGGCGGCCACTCCATCGAAACGCCAGAAGGCGGCTACTACATCGCTCCCACCGTCATCGCCGACGTCTCCCCAACCGCGCGCATCGCGCAGGAGGAGATCTTCGGTCCTGTCCTGGCCATCATCAAGTCCGAGAACTACGACGACGCCCTTGCCATCGCCAACAACACCGAATACGGCCTCACCGGCTCCATCTACTCGCGCTCACGCGAGAAGCTCGACCGTGCCGCCGAAGAGTTCCACGTCGGCAATCTCTACTTCAACCGCAAGAGCACCGGCGCCATGGTCGGCGCTCACCCATTCGGCGGCTTCAACATGAGCGGCACCGACTCCAAAGCCGGCGGCCCCGACTACCTGCTGCTCTTCACGCAAGCCAAGAGCATCGGAGAAAAACTGACGCGCTAA
- a CDS encoding response regulator yields MPKPILLAIDDDTSVLEAVVQDLRRHYGQQYRIIRAASGAAALDICRQLQERKDIVALFLSDQRMPGMTGVEFLEQALTIYPEAKRVLLTAYADTEAAIRAINSAKIHYYLNKPWDPPEEKLYPVLDDLLEAWKQGYKPPFEGIRVIGTRWSPKDHAVRDFLSRNRIPYQWLTPEQSTEAVDLLREKGLDDSKLPVVVFGDGTALVQPTTIDLANKVGISTQAQQQFYDVVVVGAGPAGLAAGVYGASEGLKTLIVEPNAPGGQAGSSSRIENYLGFPNGLSGDELAKRAFLQAGRLGAEFLLQKVTSIRQENQYRVVGMKDGREVTCHVCLIATGVSYCKLDIPGADKFAGAGIYYGAALTEAMACANEEVYIVGGANSAGQAAMHFSRYAAKVRMLVRGDSLAKSMSKYLIDQIEATPNIIVETHTEVIAASGNDHLECLMVRTPHGEESRPTSSLFIFIGAEPKTDWLPNDVLRDGKGFVFSGPELKAKCPKSWKLDREPYLLETSVPGVFVAGDVRYNSVKRCASAVGEGSIAIQFVHQYLATL; encoded by the coding sequence ATGCCGAAGCCAATTCTGCTCGCGATCGACGACGACACCAGTGTGCTGGAAGCCGTAGTTCAGGACCTGCGCCGCCACTATGGCCAGCAGTACCGCATCATCCGTGCGGCCTCTGGCGCAGCCGCGCTCGACATCTGCCGCCAGTTGCAGGAGCGCAAGGACATCGTCGCACTCTTCCTCTCCGACCAGCGCATGCCCGGCATGACTGGCGTCGAATTCCTCGAACAGGCGCTCACCATCTATCCCGAGGCCAAACGCGTCCTCCTCACCGCCTACGCCGACACCGAAGCCGCCATCCGCGCCATCAACTCGGCCAAGATCCACTACTACCTCAACAAGCCCTGGGACCCGCCCGAAGAAAAGCTCTACCCGGTCCTCGACGACCTGCTCGAAGCCTGGAAGCAAGGCTACAAACCTCCCTTTGAAGGCATTCGGGTCATCGGCACCCGCTGGTCGCCCAAGGACCACGCCGTCCGCGACTTCCTCTCGCGTAACCGCATCCCCTACCAGTGGCTGACGCCCGAGCAGAGCACCGAAGCAGTCGATCTGCTCAGGGAAAAAGGCCTCGACGACTCCAAGCTCCCCGTAGTCGTCTTCGGCGACGGCACCGCGCTCGTCCAGCCCACCACCATCGACCTCGCCAACAAGGTCGGTATCTCGACCCAGGCGCAGCAGCAGTTCTACGACGTAGTCGTCGTCGGTGCAGGCCCCGCCGGCCTCGCCGCGGGAGTCTACGGCGCGTCCGAGGGCCTCAAGACACTCATCGTCGAGCCAAACGCACCCGGTGGCCAGGCCGGCTCCAGCTCACGCATCGAAAACTACCTCGGCTTCCCCAACGGCCTCAGCGGAGACGAGCTCGCCAAGCGCGCCTTCCTCCAGGCCGGCCGCCTCGGCGCCGAGTTCCTTCTGCAAAAAGTCACCAGCATCCGCCAGGAAAACCAGTACCGCGTCGTTGGCATGAAGGACGGACGCGAGGTGACATGCCACGTTTGTTTGATTGCAACAGGCGTCTCTTATTGCAAGCTGGATATACCGGGAGCGGACAAGTTCGCAGGCGCTGGCATCTACTACGGCGCGGCCCTGACGGAAGCAATGGCATGCGCAAACGAAGAGGTCTACATCGTAGGCGGCGCAAACTCTGCCGGACAGGCGGCGATGCACTTCTCCCGCTACGCTGCCAAGGTGCGGATGCTCGTGCGCGGAGACTCGCTCGCCAAAAGCATGTCCAAGTACCTCATCGACCAGATCGAGGCGACGCCCAACATCATCGTCGAAACCCATACCGAAGTCATAGCCGCCTCCGGCAACGACCATCTAGAATGCCTGATGGTCCGCACGCCGCATGGCGAAGAATCACGCCCCACCAGCTCGCTCTTCATCTTCATCGGCGCCGAGCCCAAGACAGACTGGCTGCCGAACGATGTCCTGCGCGACGGCAAGGGCTTCGTCTTCTCCGGTCCCGAACTCAAAGCGAAGTGCCCGAAGTCGTGGAAGCTCGACCGCGAGCCGTATCTGCTCGAGACCAGCGTCCCCGGCGTGTTTGTTGCAGGCGATGTGCGGTATAACTCCGTGAAGCGGTGCGCTTCAGCCGTTGGCGAAGGCTCCATCGCAATTCAGTTTGTGCACCAGTATTTAGCAACATTGTGA